One Silurus meridionalis isolate SWU-2019-XX chromosome 10, ASM1480568v1, whole genome shotgun sequence genomic window carries:
- the LOC124392423 gene encoding protocadherin gamma-A12-like: protein MEESIFVSWGSCMVFLCLHLLNAASGQVRYSVSEEMSPGALVGDVVKDLGLEPKRLLEGKARIFAASGRDYLQLDREKGHITVKERMDRETLCSSSTSTCSISFEIIVENPIELYRVIVEILDVNDNSPAFPRGEMKLEISESASVGARFALDRALDPDLGINSIQSYSIDPAEHFTLKTQSRAGSGKNVELVLQTPLDREKEEHLYLTVTAMDGGNPKRSGTVNIYVVVLDSNDNAPVFQTSSYRVSAPESTKKGELLIKVNATDADTESNGQIGYYFEHTTPKIRELFTINESTGEIRLSGEMDFEDTAVHEFKIQAKDQGGLADSCEVVIEVTDVNDNVPKIALMSFSNTLPENSPPGTVVAVINVQDGDSEENGKVTCWIIGNLPFRTESSLSNYYSIVTDSSLDREQTAEYNITIMAKDGGLPALSSTKTLLVKVSDINDNSPRFERETYDSHIPENNSPSLILLSVKAYDEDLGANARVSYFIVDKDVNGRPALSLVSIDSDNGRIYAINSLDYEQIKSFSVTIRAQDGGSPSMSSNATVNFFIQDQNDNTPQILYPVQTGGSVVAEMVPRSADVGYLVTKVVAVDVDSGQNAWLSYKLHKATDRALFEVGLQNGEIRTVRQVTDKDAVKQKLTVVVEDNGQPSRSATVNVNVVVADTFLKCSPSLPILNKTQNTMTI, encoded by the coding sequence ATGGAGGAAAGCATTTTTGTCTCATGGGGTTCCTGTATGGTTTTTCTCTGTTTGCACTTGCTCAATGCCGCATCCGGGCAGGTCCGTTATTCCGTGTCTGAAGAAATGTCTCCTGGTGCTTTAGTCGGAGATGTTGTGAAGGATCTGGGTCTGGAGCCTAAGCGGCTGCTTGAGGGAAAAGCTCGTATCTTCGCTGCGAGCGGGCGCGACTATTTGCAGTTGGACAGGGAGAAGGGACATATCACTGTAAAGGAGAGAATGGACCGGGAGACTCTGTGCTCTTCTTCAACGTCTACGTGTAGCATCAGCTTCGAAATCATTGTAGAAAACCCGATCGAGCTCTACAGGGTCATAGTGGAAATATTAGACGTGAACGATAACAGTCCTGCGTTTCCACGAGGGGAAATGAAATTAGAGATCAGTGAATCAGCGTCTGTCGGCGCGCGCTTTGCTCTGGACAGAGCTCTCGATCCCGACCTGGGAATCAACAGCATCCAGAGCTATTCAATTGATCCTGCTGAGCATTTTACACTGAAAACCCAGAGTCGAGCAGGTAGTGGGAAAAATGTCGAGCTTGTTTTACAGACGCCgttagacagagaaaaagaagaacatttgtATCTAACAGTAACCGCTATGGATGGAGGCAACCCTAAACGCTCTGGCACTGTAAACATTTATGTCGTTGTTTTAGATAGTAACGACAACGCCCCCGTGTTTCAAACAAGCTCTTATAGAGTATCTGCTCCTGAATCCACAAAAAAGGGGGAGTTGTTGATTAAAGTTAACGCCACTGACGCAGATACGGAATCAAATGGGCAAATtggctattattttgaacatacaACACCTAAAATCAGAGAGCTTTTTACAATCAATGAATCCACTGGCGAGATAAGGCTGTCTGGAGAGATGGACTTTGAGGACACGGCCGTTCATGAATTTAAAATCCAGGCAAAGGACCAGGGAGGTTTAGCCGACTCGTGTGAGGTTGTGATTGAAGTAACTGATGTGAATGATAATGTGCCTAAAATTGCCCTAATGTCCTTTTCCAACACATTGCCCGAAAACTCTCCTCCAGGTACTGTAGTAGCAGTGATCAACGTACAAGACGGGGACTCGGAGGAAAATGGAAAGGTCACATGCTGGATTATTGGTAATCTCCCATTCAGAACCGAATCGTCTCTGTCCAATTACTACAGCATAGTGACAGACTCCAGCTTAGACAGAGAGCAAACTGCGGAATATAATATCACAATCATGGCAAAAGATGGCGGTCTTCCGGCGCTGTCCAGCACAAAAACACTGCTAGTAAAGGTATCTGATATAAACGACAATTCTCCACGTTTTGAACGGGAAACATACGATTCGCACATCCCTGAGAATAATTCACCTTCTTTAATTTTACTCAGCGTGAAAGCTTATGATGAGGACCTGGGCGCCAACGCACGTGTTTCCTACTTTATTGTCGACAAAGATGTGAACGGCAGACCAGCATTATCGTTAGTTTCGATTGATTCTGACAATGGCAGAATTTATGCGATTAACTCATTAGATTATGAGCAAATTAAGTCGTTCAGCGTTACTATTAGGGCGCAAGATGGTGGTTCACCTTCTATGAGTAGCAACGCAACcgtcaatttttttattcaggacCAAAATGACAATACTCCTCAGATTCTGTATCCAGTACAAACTGGTGGCTCTGTGGTGGCTGAAATGGTGCCTCGTTCAGCAGATGTGGGATATCTGGTCACTAAAGTGGTGGCTGTGGATGTGGACTCTGGACAGAATGCCTGGCTCTCATATAAACTACACAAAGCGACAGACAGGGCGCTGTTTGAAGTGGGCTTACAGAATGGAGAAATCAGAACTGTGCGCCAAGTCACTGATAAAGATGCTGTGAAACAGAAGCTCACTGTTGTAGTGGAGGACAACGGACAGCCTTCTCGTTCAGCTACAGTCAATGTTAACGTGGTGGTGGCGGACACTTTCCTGAAGTGCTCTCCGAGTTTACCAATTTTAAACAAGACACAGAATACAATGACAATCTGA